The following coding sequences lie in one Ostrea edulis chromosome 8, xbOstEdul1.1, whole genome shotgun sequence genomic window:
- the LOC125663235 gene encoding uncharacterized protein LOC125663235, with amino-acid sequence MSLSRSREKSSVTNSASSHGPVNVTDPGISTAPTLTQEIISTIQAIPNIQTTLGELSESLRVIKELTQGINNIKNDLWEEDGFDFRISHIAEQQEVDSGNIQVLKQENKMLKEDIDMLKSVVINLDRTVRKQQSEITDLKSRSMKQNLLIHNLPEEENENLFKKIPQLIKEYLGVETTFANIHRNGPKNPGRPRTITGRLEKFTDKEKVLKHKKTKEIAKGLALQNNQIHLSTLPHTDQ; translated from the coding sequence ATGAGCCTGAGTAGAAGTCGTGAGAAGTCGTCAGTCACAAACAGTGCTAGCAGTCACGGCCCAGTGAATGTCACAGACCCGGGTATATCCACCGCACCTACGCTAACGCAGGAGATAATAAGCACGATACAAGCAATACCTAATATACAAACAACATTGGGGGAATTATCGGAATCTCTCAGAGTGATTAAAGAACTAACTCAAGGTATAAATAACATTAAGAATGACCTGTGGGAGGAAGATGGTTTCGACTTCCGTATCTCTCATATTGCTGAACAACAAGAAGTGGACTCGGGAAACATTCAGGTGCTGAAGCAAGAGAACAAAATGTTGAAAGAAGATATAGATATGTTAAAATCTGTAGTTATTAACTTAGACAGAACCGTCAGAAAACAGCAAAGCGAGATCACAGATTTAAAGTCAAGATCAATGAAGCAGAACTTACTCATTCACAATTTACCCGAAGAAGAgaatgaaaatcttttcaagaaaatCCCACAATTGATTAAAGAATACCTGGGAGTCGAAACAACTTTTGCAAACATACATCGAAACGGGCCTAAAAATCCGGGTAGACCAAGAACTATTACGGGTCGACTAGAGAAATTTACTGATAAGGAGAAAGTCCTCAAGCacaaaaagacaaaagaaataGCAAAGGGTCTGGCTCTACAGAACAATCAAATACACCTTTCTACATTACCCCACACAGACCAGTAG
- the LOC125667544 gene encoding uncharacterized protein LOC125667544: MADIEQVVEEVLKQVGVKCFKDEQRMILDCMFEKKDCVAVLPTGFGKSLPFQAYLPVKRALLRDDSSGKVIVCCPLVSLMGGLEADKEDKVFRKWFRLVGEIRSYFPEASLFALNMTCTKTIKNRVIKVLGLKDYTNITVSGNKENIKYIVKKVDPNIEISLLWILDSIRDLKKEFPRTLFYCISIRDVGCVYNFIVSELSDVTNIENMVEMFHSETTGN; this comes from the exons ATGGCAGATATTGAACAAGTAGTGGAAGAAGTTTTGAAACAAGTTGGTGTTAAGTGTTTCAAGGATGAACAGCGGATGATTTTGGACTGCATGTTTGAGAAAAAAGACTGTGTCGCCGTGTTACCAACAGGTTTTGGGAAATCGCTCCCATTTCAAGCGTATTTACCAGTGAAGAGAGCTTTACTCCGTGATGATAGCTCCGGGAAAGTAATTGTCTGCTGTCCTTTGGTGTCTCTTAT GGGTGGTTTAGAAGCAGATAAGGAGGATAAAGTGTTCCGAAAGTGGTTCCGGCTTGTTGGAGAGATCCGATCGTACTTTCCCGAGGCATCATTATTTGCACTAAACATGACTTGCACAAAGACAATTAAAAATAGAGTGATAAAAGTTTTGGGACTGAAGGACTACACGAACATTACAGTTTCcggaaataaagaaaacatcaaGTACATTGTGAAGAAAGTGGACCCGAACATTGAAATATCTTTGTTGTGGATTTTGGACTCAATTCGTGATTTAAAAAAGGAGTTCCCGCGGACATTATTTTATTGCATCTCAATAAGAGATGTTGGGTGTGTGTACAACTTCATAGTGTCTGAACTATCAGATGTTACTAACATTGAAAACATGGTAGAGATGTTTCATTCTGAAACaacaggaaattaa